In a single window of the Leptospira sanjuanensis genome:
- a CDS encoding patatin-like phospholipase family protein yields the protein MNPPGSDRKLLKQLRGFRSKTSSAFPGWNGAAEEEFVASRLKFAEWNPNSSVPKTEPGSLCLVLSGKLEETLLNGEEKDLILRELFPGDYFLHRPDKILHSGTSEILYIPLRDLTKIVSKIRSWRKWIADLNRENHLFHVSKLRPSKKELMAFLSSVELLFHLDKSTLSKLESRMEWLVIPGGEILLKQGDVGDSMYILVSGRLSWTVRSKSKEILAEGELGKGDIIGEMSLLSGDKRSATVVALRTSQVVRISREDFRKSFAHSPEALFQITGTIAHRLGTERNQGYRRANSVRTVSIFPLNASVIPERFYASLQNGLKTFGKTILVDSNAFRKEFGAKVPARGRNGSKTYRIGDLVDWFYRLEKYYDKLIFRTDSRNPGWRETCFRQSDRILILIDPNSPLELEYETANSMLPGEIQKELVFLIDSGFTNWKKIEAILTDFPSISHSIIRRDVDADFGRLSRRLTGKSIGVALSGGGAKGFSHLGLLKCFEENDIPVDMISGTSAGAIMGGLFAMGLSSSDILPLIRNFWLDRNILGDFTFPFVSLVRGKRYSNAIHEFFKDRNIETLLIPFYAVACNLTKAERKVFDRGLLWKAVRSSTSIPGIFPPFSESGELYVDGGLLDNLPGSILKERGAGILISVDLGRGGQADKDLMYHNLLGPQYLGEAPSFLNLLFHHLKRQSLKTKYTGFAEIMMRSLMLSSKNTLNRTRENSDLYIELPVGGYSTFDWDQFQKLYEIGYEAGRKKVHIWKNEIKKKLNS from the coding sequence ATGAATCCTCCAGGTTCCGATCGAAAACTTCTCAAACAACTGCGCGGGTTCCGCTCCAAAACATCTTCCGCGTTTCCCGGATGGAACGGCGCCGCCGAAGAGGAGTTCGTCGCGAGCCGACTCAAGTTCGCGGAATGGAATCCGAATTCCTCCGTTCCAAAAACGGAACCCGGTTCGCTTTGTCTTGTTCTTTCGGGAAAACTCGAAGAAACGCTTTTAAACGGAGAAGAAAAGGATCTGATTCTCCGAGAATTGTTTCCGGGAGATTATTTTCTGCATCGACCGGATAAAATCCTTCATTCCGGAACATCAGAGATTCTTTATATACCGCTCCGTGATCTAACCAAAATCGTTTCCAAAATTCGTTCTTGGAGAAAATGGATCGCGGATCTCAATCGAGAGAATCATCTCTTTCACGTTTCCAAGCTCAGACCCTCCAAAAAGGAGCTGATGGCTTTCCTTTCCTCGGTCGAACTTTTGTTTCATCTCGATAAGTCCACTCTTTCCAAACTCGAATCGAGAATGGAATGGCTCGTGATTCCGGGCGGGGAAATTCTTCTCAAACAAGGAGACGTCGGCGACTCGATGTACATTCTTGTTTCCGGCCGATTGTCTTGGACGGTCCGTTCCAAAAGCAAAGAAATTCTCGCCGAAGGCGAATTAGGAAAAGGTGATATTATCGGAGAGATGTCGCTGTTGAGCGGGGACAAACGTTCCGCGACGGTCGTCGCGCTCCGAACCAGCCAAGTCGTTCGGATTTCAAGGGAGGATTTTCGGAAGAGTTTCGCTCATTCTCCCGAAGCTCTTTTTCAAATCACAGGAACGATCGCGCATCGACTCGGAACCGAAAGAAACCAAGGCTATCGCCGTGCGAATTCGGTTCGAACCGTTTCCATTTTTCCGCTGAACGCCTCGGTGATTCCCGAACGGTTTTATGCGTCCCTTCAGAACGGCCTGAAGACGTTCGGAAAAACGATATTAGTGGATTCGAATGCGTTTCGAAAGGAGTTCGGAGCCAAAGTTCCCGCCCGAGGCCGCAACGGATCGAAAACCTATCGTATCGGCGACTTGGTGGATTGGTTTTATCGTCTGGAGAAATATTATGATAAGCTTATATTTAGGACGGACTCGCGGAATCCGGGTTGGAGGGAAACTTGTTTTCGTCAGTCGGATCGTATCTTAATTCTGATCGATCCGAACTCTCCTCTTGAATTGGAATACGAAACGGCGAATTCCATGTTGCCCGGAGAAATTCAAAAAGAACTCGTTTTTTTGATCGATTCCGGCTTTACGAATTGGAAAAAAATCGAAGCGATCCTAACGGATTTTCCGTCGATCTCGCATTCGATCATTCGAAGAGACGTGGACGCGGACTTCGGAAGACTTTCCCGCAGATTGACCGGTAAAAGCATCGGTGTCGCATTATCGGGAGGAGGGGCCAAAGGTTTTTCGCATCTCGGTTTGTTGAAGTGTTTCGAAGAGAACGATATACCGGTCGATATGATTTCAGGAACGAGCGCGGGCGCGATCATGGGAGGCTTGTTCGCGATGGGACTCAGTTCGTCCGATATTCTTCCGTTAATCCGAAACTTTTGGTTGGATCGGAACATACTCGGAGACTTTACGTTTCCCTTCGTTTCTCTCGTACGTGGAAAACGATATTCGAATGCGATTCACGAATTCTTTAAGGATAGAAACATCGAAACGCTTTTGATTCCTTTTTATGCGGTCGCTTGCAATCTTACGAAAGCGGAACGAAAGGTTTTCGACAGAGGTTTGTTGTGGAAGGCGGTTCGATCCAGCACGTCGATCCCCGGAATCTTTCCTCCCTTTTCGGAAAGCGGAGAATTGTATGTGGACGGAGGTTTGCTTGATAATCTTCCCGGTTCGATCTTAAAAGAAAGAGGGGCTGGAATTTTGATTTCCGTGGATTTGGGGAGAGGGGGACAAGCGGATAAGGATTTAATGTATCATAACTTGCTCGGCCCTCAGTATTTGGGAGAAGCTCCCTCTTTTTTGAATTTATTGTTTCATCATTTAAAAAGACAAAGTTTAAAAACGAAGTATACGGGTTTTGCGGAAATCATGATGCGTTCGTTGATGCTTTCGAGTAAGAATACGTTGAACAGAACCCGCGAAAACTCGGACTTATACATAGAACTTCCGGTGGGCGGTTATTCGACGTTCGACTGGGATCAGTTTCAAAAACTGTACGAAATCGGATACGAGGCCGGAAGAAAGAAAGTTCACATCTGGAAAAACGAAATTAAGAAAAAACTAAATTCGTAA
- a CDS encoding sensor histidine kinase: MELNLESSYIQMFEFIADQIEVLFGNKEAEEEKDQFFKLSGDMFQITRLDGKIIERNSAWEEVLGYTQKELETIDLLDIVVAEDRERMKKLRESFRANKQNVTDTFKYVSKSGAIKSIIWKTTFSAENGLIYTTGKDITEMQKTQIKLENMTKELQRSNADLEDFAFIASHDLQEPLRKIMAFGDRLLRKVSNLDSESVDYIQRMSSSAHRLSNLIEGLLSYSRIKSRAKPFQLADLTKILKDAISDLEIYSKERNAKVVDSKLGFTWCDPSQIGMVFQNLIKNGLKFNKSETPEVIIQCTPHPTEPDWIQITFFDNGIGFDKKHGDKIFTLFQRLHSREDFEGNGIGLAVCKKIVELHGGRIYAESALGKGSTFYVDLPGTLSGV; encoded by the coding sequence ATGGAACTCAATTTAGAAAGTTCTTATATACAAATGTTTGAGTTTATTGCCGATCAGATCGAGGTTCTTTTCGGGAACAAGGAAGCGGAAGAGGAAAAAGATCAATTTTTTAAACTATCGGGGGATATGTTCCAGATCACGAGATTGGACGGAAAGATCATCGAGCGAAATTCCGCTTGGGAAGAAGTGTTGGGCTACACTCAAAAGGAATTGGAAACGATCGATCTATTGGATATAGTCGTCGCCGAAGATCGGGAACGTATGAAAAAACTACGCGAAAGTTTTCGCGCGAACAAACAGAACGTCACGGATACTTTCAAATACGTCTCCAAAAGCGGCGCGATTAAAAGTATCATCTGGAAGACCACCTTTTCCGCCGAAAACGGATTGATATACACGACGGGAAAAGACATCACCGAAATGCAAAAGACTCAGATAAAACTCGAGAATATGACAAAGGAGCTGCAGCGTTCCAATGCGGATCTCGAAGACTTCGCTTTTATCGCATCCCACGATCTTCAAGAACCTCTGCGCAAGATTATGGCGTTCGGTGATCGGCTTCTCCGGAAGGTTTCCAATCTCGATTCGGAGTCCGTCGACTATATTCAAAGAATGTCATCTTCCGCACATCGTTTGTCCAACTTGATCGAAGGTCTTTTGTCGTATTCCCGCATCAAGAGCCGTGCTAAGCCGTTTCAGTTGGCGGATCTTACGAAGATTCTCAAGGATGCGATCAGTGATTTGGAAATTTATAGTAAGGAAAGAAACGCGAAGGTTGTGGATTCCAAACTCGGTTTTACCTGGTGCGATCCTTCTCAGATCGGAATGGTGTTTCAGAATCTGATCAAGAACGGTCTGAAGTTCAACAAAAGCGAAACGCCGGAAGTCATCATCCAGTGCACTCCGCATCCTACCGAGCCGGATTGGATTCAAATTACGTTTTTCGACAACGGAATCGGCTTTGACAAAAAGCACGGTGATAAGATATTTACACTCTTTCAAAGATTGCACAGTCGAGAAGACTTTGAAGGAAACGGAATCGGTCTTGCGGTTTGCAAGAAGATCGTGGAACTTCACGGAGGAAGAATCTACGCGGAAAGCGCCTTGGGCAAAGGCTCCACGTTTTATGTGGATCTGCCGGGAACGCTTTCCGGCGTTTAA